In Marinitoga litoralis, the sequence AGAATTATATGTTGAAGAATTAGTTAAAATAGCGAAAGATAATAACAATATAATGGTTTTAGATGCTGATTTAATGAAAGCTCATAAAACTAATATATTTAAGGATGCATATCCAGAAAGATACATAGATGTTGGAGTAGCAGAAGCTAATATGATAGGTATAGCAGCAGGTTTAGCAAATATGGGGAAAATACCATTTACCCATACATTCACCCCTTTTTCAACAAGAAGGGTATATGACCAAATAGCTATTTCTGTAGGATTAGCATATTTGCCTGTAAAAATTGTAGGATCCGATCCAGGAGTTACTGCAGAGTTAAACGGACAAACACATATGAGTTTTGAGGATGCAGGAATAATGAGAAATTTACCAAAGATGACAATTGTTGAGCCTGTTGATATATATCAATTAAGAAAATTATTACCACAAATAATAGAACATGATGGACCAGTATACATTAGATTAGATAGAAAATCGAAAAATGCCTTTTTTGATGAAAATGTAGATTTTAAATTAGGAAAAATACATGAAGTTAAAGATGGTGAAGATATAACTATAATAACATCTGGAATTTGCTTATTTGAAGTTATGAAAGCAGTTGAAAAAGCTGAAAATGAAGGTATTAGTGTAAAAGTGTTAAATATGCATACATTAAAGCCTGTAGATAGTGAAACTATTATTAAAGCAGCTAAAAAAACTAATAAAATTATTACAGTAGAAAATCATAATATTATTAATGGTTGGGGAAGTGCTGTAGCTGAAGTTGTATCTGAAAATTATCCAGTTAAAGTTATTAGAATGGGTATTAAAGATCATTATGGTGAGGTTGGAAAAA encodes:
- a CDS encoding transketolase family protein; this translates as MTLDKELRELYVEELVKIAKDNNNIMVLDADLMKAHKTNIFKDAYPERYIDVGVAEANMIGIAAGLANMGKIPFTHTFTPFSTRRVYDQIAISVGLAYLPVKIVGSDPGVTAELNGQTHMSFEDAGIMRNLPKMTIVEPVDIYQLRKLLPQIIEHDGPVYIRLDRKSKNAFFDENVDFKLGKIHEVKDGEDITIITSGICLFEVMKAVEKAENEGISVKVLNMHTLKPVDSETIIKAAKKTNKIITVENHNIINGWGSAVAEVVSENYPVKVIRMGIKDHYGEVGKSDFLMKKYGIDADSIYKKIVESPVISQEGNKKTMKINKDEK